In Acidobacteriota bacterium, the following proteins share a genomic window:
- a CDS encoding RNA polymerase sigma factor, whose product MALILLLSDTTTQTLDRNGKSVSPANGSEHPIGQEAKWTWSRTTQTLVVDTHHTGSRSGPLPVEKDLCLTPSRSTNGQEAIARQDAVDMACLCRDEDEALTRLMQRHAARLHGVIARMLKDWNEAADVVDEAFIRVYRHRHRFDLQARFTTWLYTIAFNLARNRLRHRARQPEIISLEELNEEELESQQTVPAREPAPDVRLEHEEEMRGLEDSLAALPPQLREPVRLFAYDELSQIEIGSLLQCSAKAVESRLYHARKQLRADFERFLHPRISICPFKPQHKIETKT is encoded by the coding sequence ATGGCTCTGATTCTTTTACTTTCCGACACAACGACCCAGACTTTGGACCGAAACGGCAAGTCAGTTTCGCCTGCGAACGGAAGCGAACATCCGATTGGCCAAGAGGCGAAGTGGACATGGAGTCGCACAACGCAGACGCTCGTAGTTGATACCCACCATACAGGTAGCCGATCCGGCCCTCTCCCGGTTGAAAAGGATTTGTGTCTCACGCCAAGCCGGAGCACGAACGGACAGGAAGCGATTGCCAGACAGGATGCGGTGGACATGGCCTGCCTGTGCCGGGATGAAGACGAAGCGCTGACGCGCTTGATGCAGCGTCATGCCGCCCGTCTGCATGGTGTAATTGCACGGATGCTGAAGGACTGGAACGAGGCGGCGGACGTTGTGGACGAGGCTTTCATCCGCGTCTATCGCCACCGACATAGGTTTGATTTGCAGGCGAGGTTCACGACCTGGCTTTACACCATTGCCTTTAATCTGGCCCGCAACCGCCTTCGTCATCGCGCCCGCCAGCCCGAAATCATTTCGCTGGAGGAGCTGAACGAGGAGGAACTGGAATCGCAACAGACTGTCCCGGCCCGCGAGCCAGCGCCGGATGTTCGTTTGGAGCACGAGGAAGAAATGCGTGGCTTGGAGGATTCGCTCGCGGCTCTGCCGCCTCAACTGCGCGAGCCAGTGCGCCTGTTCGCCTACGACGAGCTTTCGCAAATTGAGATCGGCAGCCTGCTGCAATGCTCCGCCAAAGCGGTCGAGTCGCGACTATATCATGCGCGCAAACAGTTGCGCGCCGACTTCGAGCGATTTCTCCATCCCCGGATTTCCATTTGTCCGTTCAAACCTCAACACAAAATCGAAACAAAAACATGA